In Hydractinia symbiolongicarpus strain clone_291-10 chromosome 13, HSymV2.1, whole genome shotgun sequence, a single genomic region encodes these proteins:
- the LOC130623053 gene encoding dynein axonemal heavy chain 10-like, translated as MWKETYFEVRAKIEASGRDARWEFDRKRLFERTDYMAKICENIIEIAQVIEEFHNIFGPELKSVTGDPKRIDEVLTRVQALVVPFENVLEEFHNIFVPELKSVTGDTKR; from the exons ATGTGGAAGGAAACATATTTTGAAGTAAGAGCTAAAATTGAAGCATCTGGTAGAGATGCCAGATGGGAATTTGACCGAAAGCGTTTGTTTGAGAGGACTGACTATATGgcaaaaatatgtgaaaacattattgaaattgCACAG GTTATAGAGGAATTTCACAACATTTTTGGCCCTGAATTGAAATCAGTTACTGGTGATCCCAAACGTATTGATGAAGTGCTAACAAGGGTTCAAGCACTTGTTGTTCCCTTTGAAAAT GTTTTAGAGGAATTTCACAACATTTTTGTCCCTGAATTGAAATCAGTTACTGGTGATACCAAACGTTAA
- the LOC130623662 gene encoding uncharacterized protein LOC130623662, with amino-acid sequence MQHVKRIEELLENRCTFTKCTLASLIDDIALPFPSIDVDEENIGEVLTLPNTNSKVGRCLIQEVLPNRMTPSSSVDDVQLIVNDGDVDNDSCSIISFDSISSLPISEVNISDGCLIQELFLCRNISITSFGNDNIAKDSPVEIIKPADLDQIASNKGKHFKSIGNGSIVI; translated from the coding sequence ATGCAACATGTTAAACGTATCGAAGAACTTTTAGAGAATCGCTGTACATTCACCAAATGTACATTAGCGTCATTAATTGATGACATTGCATTGCCATTTCCATCTATTGATGTTGACGAAGAAAACATTGGTGAAGTTTTGACACTTCCAAACACTAATAGTAAAGTTGGAAGATGTTTAATACAGGAAGTGCTTCCAAACAGAATGACACCATCTTCTAGTGTTGACGATGTCCAGTTAATTGTCAATGATGGTGACGTGGATAATGACAGTTGTTCAATAATTTCATTTGATAGTATTTCATCCCTACCTATCAGTGAAGTAAACATCAGTGATGGATGTTTAATACAAGAATTGTTTCTATGTAGAAACATTTCTATTACATCATTTGGTAATGATAACATTGCGAAAGATAGTCCTGTTGAAATAATCAAACCGGCTGATTTAGATCAGATCGCTTCAAACAAAGGTAAACATTTCAAATCAATAGGGAACGGTTCCATAGTTATTTAG